DNA from Anaerolineales bacterium:
CATCATTCAAATTGGTCAGATCGAGCGGCTGCGTGGTAACGAAGCCGGGCAAGTTGGCCACTACTTGCGGGTCGGCCGAGAACAGGGTCACCACCGGCGGGGAGACGGAAATATCGGTGACGCGGAAGCCGCTGGCGGGTTGGCCGCTGGTCTCCACTTTCACCGCCACATCGCGATAGCCGCCGGATTGCAAGATGCTTACATCCAGGGTGGCTTCACTGGGTTCGATGGTCAAGCCACTCAGCACGACGCCATTGGCATCCACCGCCTGCAGGGTCACTGGCAGGCTGATCGGTTCACGCGCCTGGCTAATATCCAGCACGGCGTGCACGCCGGCCACCTGCGCCATCAAGCTCAACGGGCCAACCACGGTGGCATTGCTGGGCGCCACGCTGACGCCATCCAACTGGAAGCCCAGCGCCAACTGGCCCTGCAATTGCGGCGTGATCATCACTTCGCGCACCGCCCGCGGCTCCAGCGCCACGCTGATCTGCTGTAGGGTGAGGCTGACGACGCGGATCGGCCGCAAACTCGATTCGACCTTGATCTCTACCTCGTGTTCGCCTTCCTCCAGCCCGCTCAAGTCAACATACGCCTTGACCGGGCGCGGCTGGGCCACGAGCTGCGCCCACAATGAGCTGGGCGCGCCCAAGCGCACACTGACCTCGCTGGGCAGGCTGCCGATCACCATCAGCTCAGGATCGAGCCCACGCACCTCCAGGGCCAACGGCACGGGGTAATCACGCACCTCGTTGGGATCAGCCGCCACCACGGCCGAGATCCACACCGCGAAGGCCAGCAGGAAGGCCAGGGCCAGGGTGCCGATGTTGGCCCACAGTCGTTGCCATAGCGTGCGCAGCATCAAGCCTCCGAATCCTCTGGCGGGTCAGGCAGCAGGAAGGGCAGATAGCGCGTCAGCAAGCGATCCAATACGCTCTCGGATTCCACCGGGCGATAAAAGGCACGCAGCACGCCTTCCAGGCGCTCGCGGCCCAGGCGCTGGATCATGCGCCCACCAAAGGCTACCGAGATGGCGCCGGTCTCCTCGGAGACCACCAGCGCCACGGCATCACTGATCTCCGAGGTGCCTAGGGCGGCGCGGTGGCGCAAGCCCATGCGCCGCCCGGCGCTCTCCGACAGCACGCCGCTGGAAGACAGCGGCATCACACAGGAGGCGCCGATAATGCGGTCATCCGCCACGATCACTGCGCCATCGTGCAACGGCGTGTTCGGATAGAAGATCTGTAACAATAATTCCGGCGTCACCTGGGCGCCCATCGGCACCCCGGTTTCCACGTACTCCTCTAGGCTGTCCAAACGCTGCAGCACGATCAGGGCACCGAAGCGACGCTCGGAGAGGCGGATGGCGGCGTGCGCCAGCGATTCGATCACATCACGCCCGGCGCCTTGCCGCGTGCTGCGCCCGCTGAGGATCGTGCTGGCGCGCCCGAAGCGCTCCAGCACGCGGCGGATCTCGGGGGCGAAGATCACCGGGATAGCGACCAGGATGGCCGGCACGGAGTTGCGCACCAGCCAGGAGAACGCCGGCAACTCAAAGATCACGGTGAACAGACTGATCATGATGTAGAGCAGCAGGAAACCGCGCAGCAACACCATGGCGCGAGTGTTGCGAATAAACAACAAAGCCGCAAAAATGATGAGCGTCACCAGCGCCAGGTCAACAAAGCTGGCCAGGCTAAAGCGCTGCAAAATAAACGTGAGCTCGTCAAATAGATTACGCATAACTAGATCGGTCGTAGCACCCGGTCAGCCCGCAACTGCTTAAACAGCATCACCGTATCGGGGCGGCTGGATTCCTGGGCGGCTTCATGCCAGGCGCTGACCTGCAGTTCCTGCGGCAGGCGCTCTTCGTAGCCCAATGCCAGCCACAGATCGCGCTGGGCCGCCAGCCGCGGGCTGACGAACAGCAAGATCACCTCGCACTGCAATTCACGCGAGGCCTGCTCCACTTCGCTAACGAGGAAGGGGATGTATTCAGCATGCGCCAAACCACGCTGGACGAACAGCCCATCCACGCGCGCCACCAGGTTTTCCACTTTCCAGCCCAGCAAGGCCTTCAGCCCATCCAGGGTATGCAGCAATAAAAAGGCCTTCTCGCCAAAGGCATCCACTACCTGGGCGGCCTGCAACTGTGCTTGATCAGCATTGGCATTGATGAACTCGGCAATCTCCTGCGCCTGGCGCGGCCGGGCGCGCATCACTTGCATGCCATTGGCCAGCCCGGCCGTCACCGCCCCGCGCAAGCGCGTCGGCACGGTTTCGCCGGTCGCCTGTGGGAACAGCGCGCGCCAGGCAGCCTTGACTTGCTGCCAGGTCTGCTCGATCGAAACACTGTTCTCGATCACCGTATCCGCCTCAGCCGCTTTCTCTGCTTGCGGCGTCTGGCTGGCCATGCGTTTGCGCGCTTCCTCTTGCGTCATACCGCGCTTGTTTTCCAAGCGCGCCAGTTGCACGGCTTCGCTAGCGGTCACCACCCAGATCACATCACACATCTGGCGCAGCGGCGATTCGAGCAGCTTGATCGCCTCGATCACGATGACCTGGTGCGAGCTGCGCCGCGCCAAATGGTCTACTCCCTGGCGCACCGCCGGGTGGATCAAGCTCTCGAGCAGCTTCAAGGCCTGCGGGTCTGAGAATACGATCTGGCCCAGCTTCTTGCGGTCGATCTCGCCATCGTCTTTGAGCACAAATTTGCCAAAATGCTCCACCACGGCCGCATAGGCCGGGCCATTGTGTTCAATGGCGCGGTGCGAAAGCGCATCCGCATCGATGCCAAAGGCGCCGGCATGCTCCAGCATGCGGCGCACCACACTCTTGCCGGTGGCGATGTTGCCGGTCAGGCCGATGACAAACTTCCCAGGCCAGGCGCTCATCTCAGCCAATCACCCCCAGCTTGCGGCCCACATCGGCGAACGCCTGCAAGCCATGTTCCAGGTCACTGCTGTCATGCGCCGCTGAGATCATCACGCGTAAGCGCGCCGTGCCACGCGGCACCGTGGGGAAGGCGATCGCCATGGCAAACACGCCCGCGGCGAACAGCTCACGGCTGAATTGCTGGGCCAGCTGCTCATCCCCCAGCATCACCGGGGTGATCGGGGTGACGCTCTTGCCGGTGTCAAAGCCCAGCGCTTGCATTTCTGTTTTGAAGAATTGGGTATTGGCCCACAAGCGGTCCACCAGCTCACTGGATTCCTCAAGCAGGTCCACCGCCGCCAGGCAGGCGGCCACATCCGGCACAGTCATCGCCGAAGAGAACAGGAAGGGGCGGCCGCGTTGGCGCAGCCATTCCACAATGCGCTCATTGCCGGCCACCACCCCACCCACTACGCCGAAGGCCTTGGAGAAGGTGCCTACCTCAACATCCACCTTGCCGTGCAGATTAAAGTGATCCACGATGCCGCGGCCGCCCTTGCCCAGCACGCCTTCACCGTGGGCATCATCTACCATCAGGATCGCATCTGCCTGGCTGGTGACGGCATAGATCTCCGGCAGCGGGGCTACATCGCCATCCATGCTGAACACGCCATCGGTCACCACCAGGGCGCGGCGAAACTCGCCGCGGCGCTCGGCCAGCACGCGCTGCAAATCGGCCGGATCGCAATGCTTGTAGCGAATGATGCTGGCCCCGGAGAGCCGGCTGCCATCAATGATGCTGGCATGGTTGAGCTCATCCGAAAAAATGGCGTCTTCCTTGCCCACCAGCGCCGGCAACACGGCCAGATTGGCGGTAAAGCCGGATTGCAAAGTGATGGCCGCTTCCACACCCTT
Protein-coding regions in this window:
- the cdaA gene encoding diadenylate cyclase CdaA, whose product is MRNLFDELTFILQRFSLASFVDLALVTLIIFAALLFIRNTRAMVLLRGFLLLYIMISLFTVIFELPAFSWLVRNSVPAILVAIPVIFAPEIRRVLERFGRASTILSGRSTRQGAGRDVIESLAHAAIRLSERRFGALIVLQRLDSLEEYVETGVPMGAQVTPELLLQIFYPNTPLHDGAVIVADDRIIGASCVMPLSSSGVLSESAGRRMGLRHRAALGTSEISDAVALVVSEETGAISVAFGGRMIQRLGRERLEGVLRAFYRPVESESVLDRLLTRYLPFLLPDPPEDSEA
- the coaE gene encoding dephospho-CoA kinase (Dephospho-CoA kinase (CoaE) performs the final step in coenzyme A biosynthesis.), with amino-acid sequence MSAWPGKFVIGLTGNIATGKSVVRRMLEHAGAFGIDADALSHRAIEHNGPAYAAVVEHFGKFVLKDDGEIDRKKLGQIVFSDPQALKLLESLIHPAVRQGVDHLARRSSHQVIVIEAIKLLESPLRQMCDVIWVVTASEAVQLARLENKRGMTQEEARKRMASQTPQAEKAAEADTVIENSVSIEQTWQQVKAAWRALFPQATGETVPTRLRGAVTAGLANGMQVMRARPRQAQEIAEFINANADQAQLQAAQVVDAFGEKAFLLLHTLDGLKALLGWKVENLVARVDGLFVQRGLAHAEYIPFLVSEVEQASRELQCEVILLFVSPRLAAQRDLWLALGYEERLPQELQVSAWHEAAQESSRPDTVMLFKQLRADRVLRPI
- a CDS encoding glycine C-acetyltransferase, giving the protein MTDRLAWIGEELQALRDAGLYNHIRTLGSPQGAWLQVDGQRVLNFCSNNYLGLANHPRLLAAAEAAMRQYGLGPGAVRSIAGTMDLHVELDTRMAAFKGVEAAITLQSGFTANLAVLPALVGKEDAIFSDELNHASIIDGSRLSGASIIRYKHCDPADLQRVLAERRGEFRRALVVTDGVFSMDGDVAPLPEIYAVTSQADAILMVDDAHGEGVLGKGGRGIVDHFNLHGKVDVEVGTFSKAFGVVGGVVAGNERIVEWLRQRGRPFLFSSAMTVPDVAACLAAVDLLEESSELVDRLWANTQFFKTEMQALGFDTGKSVTPITPVMLGDEQLAQQFSRELFAAGVFAMAIAFPTVPRGTARLRVMISAAHDSSDLEHGLQAFADVGRKLGVIG